A segment of the Daphnia pulex isolate KAP4 chromosome 10, ASM2113471v1 genome:
ATAAATATTCCCCTCGTACATGTAAATGTGTGTAGGCCCCTCATAGCTAGAAGAGCAGTGGGGCTGGTTAGACTGTTGTAATACTCCGTGACCCCGAAAGAAAAGTCCAGCTGCTCACGACGTATTGGAATTGCAGACGAGATAAGAATAAAAGAGCTAGCTAGTGTAACGAACCGGTCGGAGAAAATAACGACACCAACAAGATGGATTGGTCAGAAACTCACGAAAAACGCCCTTGACCCTTTTTCATATTCTcccccgttttatttttatttttattatttttattcgatttgatttcaataattttttattttacgtcaattattttctcttttctttttctttttaaatttattcccGCTGCGCGTGCGTTTctgtgatgttgttgttctggTTTCTATTATACGCGTCTGGTGCctgttgtgtgtatgtgtgtgtgtgtgtgcgcagagtcgctctctctcattcgctccgtgtgtgtgtgtgtgtaccgaTAAATGGAAGCTCACGACAGCTGAACAACAACGCCCCGACCCGGGCGTGTACGATCAACTCAATCAAACCCCCGTCTGActgccctttttttgttgttgttgttgctgttgccgttGTTGTGGTTCGGGGAGGTCGGCTCAGCGTTTGTGTTGATTGCCCTTTTATAGGATCTGGCAGGGTGGGGAGAGTTAACGGTGAGAgtacgagagagaaaaccatCAATTTAGAATTAAGTGTTACGTAGTTTccttttaaaacatttaaactaaaaaacaccAAATCCTCCAAAagctaaaaaaccaaaacaaaaccaaaaaaaccccaacgtaaaaattcgtgaaataaacaatcaaacaCGCACGAAATTAGACAGCAATTTGTCGACGCGGAACAATCTTTATCCGGATTGGTGGTGGCCGTGCCAGCACGGACCGACCGATCAGTGCCACTACTGCCGGCCGTCTTACGCCACCTTATGGAGCCACCATGCTCACCGGCAGCAGCAAAAGCACAGACACCACCAACACCAGTGTCACCAACACACGGCCGATTCCGATGTGATGGAGCAAGGGAAATCCGGTAACATGCACCAACAGGATCCACGTACTACTACACTTGAGTTTGTCCgtccatcttcttctctttttcataatttttttttttttgttcgttcgctcgttcgttcgttcgtccgATTCATCTCGTCACTGTTTcaatttccttctcttttAGATTTTAGATTTCGTTTTCACGATTTGGCGatgcgattttatttttctgaattgaaatttgaattgagttatttcttttccgtgggtttatttcatttggtttCATTTCCGTTCGGTCTGATTGGAGAATGTTGGCCGCAGATAGGACGCACTGATAGGCCGCCCCGACATTTTATTTGagtcatttaatttaattagcgtcgggggaaaacaaaagaaaaaaaaaaacatttcagcaCGAATCGATTTCAGttggttttttccttctacCTTAGTTTTATCTAGTCTCTTGTGAATTCATACgcaaatatttgaatgaattaaaaaaattgtacaacATTTATCGGTTGGCAATTCAGCTCAAGATGATCAAACATTGAAATGTCTGTGTGCAGCCAACAGTCCGCAAATTGGGACGCCGCAAATGAGCGGATCGCCCCGGAGGCGGATGGATCAACTCGAACAAAGCCAACagcagttgcagcagcagcagcagcagccggacgGAGGAGACGAGTCGTTTGTCGTCCACCGAGGCAAAACGGTCCCGACGCTTTACAATGTGGTGACGGGCGGAGAGGGAGCCACGCCCAGGGGCTCGCGGGTGGCCGCCATCAAGGAGCGGTTCAACATGGACACGAAAGCGGAAGAAAGAGGCGAAGATCGCTCCTCGTCATCATCCGGTCCGGCCGGCGTCCCCTCCAACTGGGAGGATCGCAAATCGGGCACCAGCTACGCCGGACGCCGCTCCCGACGCAATTCCATCACGGACGACTCGCATTTGACGATCGAGAACTTTGGCGGAAGTCAGGACAACTTGTCCATGTTCGGCCGCAATCCGGACAAGGAGCCGGCGACTGTGCAGCAGTCGGGTCGGCGGCCTTCGATCGACGCCTTCACCCCCGATTCGATCCCGCCAACCGCCGGAACGCCGTCCACGCCCGCCGGAGTCAATTATTGGAGGCGGAACAATGATCGCACCCGCTCGCAGgtataaaatttgtttttccgttttgttttattttgttctcctttttgtgtttctgtCCTGATATCTCGgtcaggaaaaacaaaacaaagtagaaaagtagaaaagtCTTTACCGCATCCGCCATCTGGATCAGTGGTTTTCCCGCCATTCTTGGGCTGTTGTGTAATTGTCGACGACACAGAGACACAAAACGGCGGCCGTTCGTTTTCTCTTGACGGGAAACGACAACGGCGGAaaatggccgtcgtcgtcgtcgtgtgtaAATCAAGACGAATGGGGTTGTTGTTCACATTGGGTTGTTGGCTCCTCGCAGGAAAACCTGTCGGACTACTTAATGGACAACCGTGACGTCGAGGAACAGCTGGACAGGCGCTCGCGGGCCAGCAGCCCTACttacagcagcatcagcagcacgGCCAAGAGCGGCAGCCACAATGGCAACAAGCAGTTTGTCATCATTGCGTCCAATCCGTCGGAGCCGGCCGATCTTTACGAGGACCCCAGAGTCAATTTGGCCAGGGCCACCAATTTCGCCGAACTTTCCAAACTGCGGGAGAGTCTCGGCTCCAACTCGGCCATCAACATCGTCTACATGCAGCAGGACAAGGATCCCATCCAAAGTGGTGAGCTCCTAACTGATTATCCACTGTCCAGTCACGCCATTCTAATCCATTTTGGTCCAATAATTTAGCTAAAGGCAGCGCGGTGGGATCGCCAGTGTCTCAGCACGGCCGTCGGATCAGCGAGAACCAGCGGAAGCTGGGCGGAGGGATCACGATCGCCGAGGCCATGTCGTCGACGTCGTGGGAGCCACAGACGCCGGTCGTCGACAAAATGGACGGTCGGCTGGAAGCGCTGATGCCCGACGACATGAACTCGACCACCGACCTCTACAGCATCCGCCTCAAGATGGAGGAGAAGCGCAAGCGGATCGAATCCGACAAGCGCCAGCAGGAGCTTTTGGCCAACCGCCAACGCGAAAAGGTCGGCAAGGCCGCCTTCCTCCAGGTAACCGATTCCGTTTAGCCTTCCATTGCTCTGTCCGCTCTCTCTCCCACCTTTTGCCTATTACTACTATTACTCACCAGCAGCTGGACATTCATAACTGGCCCATCACGTTTGTTACTTTAGATGAAATAGTTGAATGTGTTGCACAACACAAAGAGTCAATCAAGCCAAAGTATTTGCGGTAGTTGTTATTTTTCCCGGTAGCTTTTTcggttctttttgttgttgtttttttcaatgatcATTTaccaaacaaacatttttcaccGCTGCTCTGCACCTTGCtgcccctctctctctaacaCTGTGCTGGCATGTTGATCAGGCGGTGGCCAAAGGCAAAGGAAATGCAGACGGACGGGACGGCGGTCACGCCAGTCCTGTCGACTATTACTCCGCCATGGAGTCGCCCTCGCGTTCTCACCACCCCGCCATGCCGCCcccgcaacagcagcagcagcaacaccagcCCCATCAGCTCCCCACGCCGGATTACGAGATGCCGGATTACGATTTCCTTCAGcgtcaccagcagcaacaacaccatcaacaacaacagcaacaacaacagcatcacgGCATGCCTTACGATCCTTACCGCATGGGTCAtccgatccagcagcagcagtcgccgATGAACGGTGGAGGAGCTGGCGGGATGGATCCCAACCAGCCCGGCCAGTTTTATTTGCACGAACCGTCGCCAACGTCTCGTAGGACTTGGGGCCAACCACAGCCCATCAGTCCGGCACCTCCTCCGCCTTCTATGGTTTACCGGCCGGACGACATGCTCGGTTACGGTATaccaccacagcagcagcaacaacaacaacaacagcagcaacccaGACGGGCTCAATGGGGTACACCCCAACCGGTAGGTTCTGCCTCATTTCATTCAAGCTTTGccagcttttttgttttgtttttttcactaACGTTAATGCACGGCCTGTGCGtcaatttgtgtgtgtggccttaactcaaataaaacaaaacacgcaCGGCATGACCATGGTCccttttcccccttctttgTCCCTGTTGTCCGGATAGCCATAACAGCGAAAACCTTGATCCATGTCTGccattgttttatttgatcaaCAGGTCCGGGCCATGATGGGTCACCATGGTTACATGATGAATCCCAATACGGGCAATTACATGGATGCCCACGGGCCACCGCAGGGGGGTTACATGATGCAGACTCCGCCCCGTCACCCGATGGACAACCCGTACGATGCCCAGCAGCATTATTACGCCAATGGATCGCAGTTTAACCAGCCCGATCCGCAGGATCCTTATTATTACAGTCCGGCGCGGACGCAGCAGCCTCATcccatgcaacagcagcagccccagcAACAGCAACCGCCTCCTCAACCGCAttatcaacaacagcaacaaggtTACGGTGGTCCTCCGGCTGCTGGATCGCCTCACGGTTATCCGGCTCCGTCTCCTCAGCATAATTATCCGTCGGCGGCCGACCAGAGAGCGCCATTCCGGCTCCACGCCCCCAACGACCTGGCGGCCGAGCCCGTAGTTCTTCGTTCTCCAGCCAATCCCAAGCAGCAAGCGGAAATTCCGGAATTGCATCGAGGATCCGTccacaaccagcagcagccgccgaaAGTGCAGCAGCCGGAGCAGCGGCCGCAGTCGGCCACCATCACTAGACCCGTTCCGGCCACTAGAACCATCACCCCGATCCGCAGCAGTGTGCCCAGCAACGGCGGCGGCCAGTCTTCGTCGTCGACTTCCGCCGCCGGCTCGCCCATCGGCAGCGGAGGCGTTTTCCACGCGGCCATGCCCACGCCATCTATCGACGACATGGAGCCGCAAAATGTTTCCTTCATCGAGACGCCGTCGGCGACCGGCGCCGACGGTGTGGATGAAGCGGATCTTCAACTGCCCCGCCGCCTGCGCAATTTGAATATCACCTCCGGCAACCGGACGTACAGGATTCCGCACGAGGCCACCCAGTCTTCCCCGCCTCGTCCGGCTCTGTTGAAAACGTTCCGGGCCAGCCCgagtcccagcagcagcagtcccgTTTCGCCTTCGCCCAGCTCTGTCTATCTGGCCCCCCAGCCCAACTCTTCCGGCTCGGAATCGCCCGACGAAGCCGTCTTGGACGAAGGAGTCAAAACGGCTAAGCTCAAGGAGAACGTTGAGGCCGATCGGGGCTTCATCATCACCTTCGACGACGTGGCCACCGGCCCCAAGAGACCCAAACCTCAGCTGGGCGCCAAACGCCAACCGTCTCCCAAGAAACTGTCGACCTATTCCGCCCCGTCCGAGACGACGCCAGTGTCCAGCTCGCCGGCCTATAATCACAACAACAAGTCGGGAAGCAGCAGGGTAAGATTGTTGTTCCGCCGGATGCGACCTTGGCGGCTAggcattaaaaagaaattccgcTCGATCAGTTTCTCACGCCCGATGTgaattcgatttttatttttttgttttgttttttattgttttcaacAGGAAGGAAGTCCGAGACGATCGCTGTCGTCAATGGCCCGTGAAAACCGCGACGACTACTCGCCCTTCACGCCCGATTCGCGCGATTCCGGATTCGGTCAGAACAGCCAGGAGGAGCTGAAGCTGTTCAACATGGCGACGGCCATTCCGGGAACATTGCCCGGCAGTGACCGTACCCTACGCGACTACGACTCTCAAGACGATGAGAATCCCACCGGCCTGGTTATCGGCGACGAACTCGTCAATCCCGATCCCGTAaggattttaaaatcaaatcaataatcgtctgaaaaattatgattttgtGGCTTGTGCAGGACGCCATGGACGAGATGGAgcgcaaaaaggaaaagatccTAATGCAGTCGTTGAGGCGCAAGCAGCAACAAGAGGAGGCCCGCCAGCGCAAGGAGCAGGATGCGCTCCAGCGCAAGGAAGAGGAACGTTccaaggaggaggaaaagcAGCGCAAAAAGGAGGACGAAAAAGCCCGTCGGGCCATCATTTTCGAACAATACAAGATCAAAAAGGCCATGGAAGAAGCTGAAAAAGAGGTAAACACATTCcccgggaaatttgaattttagaacgtgattttttaatttccactTCTTGAATGGTACAGGGTCGTCCGTACGAGATGCCGGATCAGATGGGATCGAAATCCGGGCCGAAAATGCGgtccaaaaacaacaacagcacgcCATCCCGGCCCCGTCCCAAGACCATCCACGTGGAATCCGGACCGCCGGAATCTTACACTCCTCATTCTCGCGCCGTGTCCACCATGTCTGCCATGTCCAGTAAAGGCAAGCGTGGCTCCGGCAACAATCTAACAGGTTTGtccattttgattgattggtttaccaatttgaaattcactTCAACTTAACCCGTGTAATAAATTTTGTAGAAAACCGGAACGATTCTCGAGGAGATGGAGTCCGTGGATCTAATCCGACTCTCAGCCGACGTGGTTCCAATTCGAGTCTGCACGGTGGTGAGTcattggtttttgtttttctttcttgttcttgCTTCGATCCTGTTTTGTGTTCCACTTTTGATGTTCGTGTTTGATGTTTAACGTCAAGCACGGGAAACTTTGATGTCTTCTACTTTAATTCAATTACCCCCTTTTATTATAATGTTCATTTTCGTTTCGTATAtatttttggttgttgctgtttttttaaacgcCCCGCCCTTCGCTGTTGTATTCGCTTTACCTAGACTCTCAAACCCCTAATCGGTATCGGACGATGGAACGAGGACATTCGGGCCGCAAGGATCTATCGGTCCCGAGATACGGACGTAAGTTGTTCATTCCTTCAAAATTCCTAATATAGCTGCTACACACGTCAATTTCTCCCTTATCGGCCTGATTTCCATCTGCTCTCTGCTCGTGTGTGAATgacttgattttaaaatgaaatcacaTTTCGGTGAATGTGAGTCAGACAGTAGTCAGCCGACCGAATATTCCAATTACGTTTGCGACTTTATCATTTTTGCTAGAAATTCAATTGTGACTTACGActtgaattgtgtgtgtgtagcgcGTCTGTCGTTtgcttgtgttgttgttgtttcgattggctttgaatttgttttgatacGAATGTGTTTGGGCATGTGTGTGGACGCGCTGTAGAATCCGGAGGCAGCACCCGCAATTCTCGTGAGGACTTGTACGGCTCCCGCAATTATCGCGGCTCTAATTCGTCCCTCAATGACGGTAggtttccacctttttttttttattttttagtttttcgcaGCAACTTGTTCGTATTCTCTCGCTTTGCccgtttgaatttttgttgaatCACCCACAAacttttccaccttttttatgttcgaatttgaatttttggtttgatGTCTTGTCTTTGggttgtttatttatttatttttattttttatttgtttctttcaatgtGACAGCTGACTCGTACGAGGCGTATCATACACCGTTGGTGCATTCCGGGCGGAAGGGTAGTGGTTTCATGACAGGTATGACGACATTTTTCGACCATCACTCTCGACTCACTTTTTTGAATTACGGACGTGGAAAATCGATCAACTACTTAAATGAGACcaggaaaaaaactaaattttagaaaataattagaaCGAGAAGATTGCATTGCTGCTTCAgtcgctttttttaaaaactatttccGATTTCTAGATCTTTATaacttattcttcttcctcctttttctctgattggctttcttgtcatttttgtttttggctttCGTCTATTTTTCTATCATGAAAACGCTTCTCTTTTCGGTGGCTGGCTGGTGATTGTAGGCGGGCGACAGGCGGACGCGACGGTAATGGCGGCCACTGCGGCGGCGGCTTCGGCAAGGCCGGCCGTCCGCTCCAGCAACAACTTGATTTTACGTCGTAGCGGATCTCTTATGGATTTCAGCGGTgaggcttttttctttccaactaACAAAACGACAAATTCTTTCActgtcctctctctctctgcaatGTCCGTCTGTGTGTACATTTTGGCACTTGACGCTTCTCAATGGTTTTGGCTTTTCGATGGGCAAAGGGATTCGATTTGTTGACTTGTCCTGGTGGAGTGGAACGTTTCACGGAAGGAATTTCTAGAATCAATCAACTTTGTGGGTGTTGTATTTTGATGAAACGAATCTGTTTTTGTCTCTTCTCACCTTTTTCCCGCCTTGTGTGCCCTAATTCACCTGTCATTTCTTCACCTGGTCTGTTCCTTCCATCCTTCCTCGCCTTGTGTTGCTTCTAGATGGGGATGCAGGTGTGGGCGGAAGGGCCAATCCGCCGTCACGGAGAATCTCTCCGGCTGTCACGCCCACTTCCACCCCTTTCAGACGATTCCCGTCGCCATCTGGTACACGtttgctgatgttgttgtcgttgtccttcacacacacacacacacacaaacagacaaacgtcgttcattaaaaaaaacaaacaatcaatatggactcttatttttttattatttgttcgcTTTTTCGTTTGGGAAACACGGATTGATTTTCTAAGCACAACACGAACATttagttaatttttatttctttaccaTAAAAATATGATCAACTGTGAATTcgtttgtgtgtttctttcaACAGGTCCTGGATCCTTGCCACCCGGTTTAGTTAGTAAGCGTCGCGGTTTTGACGATGGCGCTAGTGATGTTAGCTCAAATCAAGATTATATCGGTAGGAATTTCTAATCAATGATTGAGGtgcaaatgttttttaaaaatcgacccatttgatttttgaattgccATTCAGGTCCTCGACTGTACAAGCAGCCAGCCGCTCGTTCCAACCGTTCCATCATTTTGAACGCGGTCGAGTACTGCGTCTTCCCCGGCGTCGTGAATCGGGAAGCCAAGCAGCGCGTACTGGAGGAGATCACCCGATCGGAGAGTAAaaactttttggttttgttccgGGACGGCGGACTGACCTTCCGCGCCCTCTACTCATTCAAtcccgaaaaagaagagatcaTCAAGATGTACGGCACCGGACCGAAATTGGTCAACGACACCATGTTCGAGAAATTCTTCAAGTAAGACTTGGCACcttcttttcatctttaattgatttaaatttttaacatttgtgtGCACACTTTGTTCCTTTCCTTCCAACAGATACAATTCCGGGGGCAAGTGTTTCTCACAAGTTCACACCAAACACTTGACTGTCACGATTGACGCGTTCACGATTCACGCCGGACTTTGGCAGGGAAAGAAGCAGAGCCTacccaacaaaaaagataTGACGTTGGTCATTTAAAAAGCGAACAAATTGGGGGAATTACATAAATTGGATTTCGAAAAGGAAACCGGTTAGAATTTCttccccctccaaaaaatttgGATGATCCGATATTATTCATCCGTGTTTCACTTCATGAGAGCTGTTCGGATTGGCCTTTAGTTTTGACACCGACttgaaatataaaacaaaaaattaagaaaaagggaagagggAATTGAAATAATCAGATGACCCAACATAATCAATCGgcgcatttttttgttgtttttttttttcatttccgtttgtttttacattgtgtgtttttttttcttccggctaACCCCTCTTTGACATTCCTATTGGCTAACGTGATAACCTTGCTGTATAGGGATCGCCAAAGTTGAATTACCGTCACGTTCGGGAATTAATTTGATGAGATTgaggaatttcttttcttttttggtatttttgcTCCATCCACTTTTAATTGgtccgcccccccccccttcatctTGACCACTTGAAGAGATTAACCCGCTTACCTGGcgacattcaaaaaataataataaaaaaaaagtcgatcgttttttctttccacatcaattgttagtttttttttgttcccctcCAATATTATTTCAGCGTCCTCCTCTACATAGTGTACTCcgtttttaagaaaaaaaagtaacccTCCATTCGCGCGCTCTCCTATAACCGCGACTGCTAACTGATGTGTCAATTGATCACTTATTTTGCCCTCACACAGCCCGCCCTCACATTTGATCCAGTGccgttttttcgtttctttcaagCAATTATTAAAAGGAGAGCCAAGGGCATTCCTCatccatttgtttgttttttctttctttgcgtACGTGTTGTGTAGCGGTGAAGCTgctcattgaaaaaaaagaagaggaattgAACAGCAGAaacaatacaaacaaaaaaatgcggCTGCAAAACAGAATGTTGGAAATTTAGTTTGACGATCGCGTTTGCTGTCACCTGTAAATAGCGTTGTGTAGTTGATAAGCGTTGGCCAGCAAACCAACCGTCAAACATTGTAACAGCTTGAgccatcaatttttttttttttatttctttatttgtacCCCTATTTTATTGTGTTGCctctactctttttttctcttcttcctcgatTATGTTCTTGTTTAATTCCTACCACTTCGTTTGTtccaacttttgtttcttttttttttgcccgttCCTTCCTCCCTTTTTGTAGTTCATCACGCgagttaatattttttttcctgtcttTCCTAACGAACTTACCCGCCTGCCCGTCACGGGCGTTATTCTCTATCCTCTACATTCATATGTGCAGCAGCTGCCAAGTTCAATACAATAACCAACATGAACCAgagtttgatttttcattttcattattcattaGGTTATTGTTGCAAATTATTGTCAgctgttatttgttttatcgAAATTTAACAAGGATAATAAAAATCAGCGTCTTTTCGACCTTATTCGATCAAAAGTTACCATAACTATTTAAAAACCTTAAGTACAGAAATCATCAATGGATTAGGGAAATGGGTCGAAttgtaacttttttgaaaaatgagctCTATTCCTACACTAATACAGATCAACTTTCTTACAAAAACCATCTTCGTCTGAGCTAGGTTTTTACGGCAATAATTCGCAATGAAGCTGGATGCACTCAATCCTTCAGCAGCAGTGATCTGCCGAATCGATCATAAATGTGAACGGATTCAAACCTGAATAGAatcaaagaatcaaaaatcaCAATCATTCAGTGATGTTTGATTCAGAATcaagaatcaaaaagaatttagaaTCAGACTCTAAATTTTTGATTCTACGTAATTCGTTTTACATGTGCTTGTGGTATTTATGCCATTGTCAAGCGAGTATAGCtatgttaaattttaaacGAACAGTTTCTCGTACAATCATTGTTTGCATTCCCAGTTTGCAACAAGTTCCTGAATATTTCGGATGTAATAGGCCTATACCGGCCTATACCTCCGAAGTATTGTAAGCTTTAATAGATTTGGAAAGTTACGTTGCTTCGCATGATCTCATCAATGATTGATTTACATCGCACTTATATATCCCTATTGCGTGTTGAGCTGGATCCATGCACCTAAAATTTCACCTGTTGCCTACAAATTGGGTACATTTTAAGAGATAGCAAATTaagtagccagtgtcgggtagCCATTGTCGAAGATAGCAGGTGTCGTTTTTGCtcatttacaaataaaaagttacTTTCACTTTGGTTACTCAACATGCAATGATACATTAGAAAGGATcgtaaaaatgtggaaaatgGAGAATAACTTTGTAGCAAATTATATCGTATCTTATTTTGTGGAATGCCTCAGAGAAAACTGCAATGTAAGCAAACATGAGAAATGGATGAA
Coding sequences within it:
- the LOC124206329 gene encoding patronin-like isoform X19 — protein: MESRSSSSARMRTLTYMPVVEVQGYNAHNKLQAKQRASVQWLLSKSYSHQVPEDVKEPFYRDVEDQEYLKPSVVHALANAELYCLALAHIYADPNYSQLNHWGVIQALARKGVYVAEPSDVALTETTLIHTSPLRMSAHMAVMEGIMNLFVKEVVSAERVVAAIRRFADLDASQTPAPKEAEQALLLWITKACQSLKKRLTAEVDGHGEDVPNFPELRELGDLSDGMSLLGLLAFYAPDLVDWTRIATNEPFSMADCLYNLELVHKFCSESLPNNIFHLGLEDIVYMHSSVRQNVLAFLADLFYILEVRPAKCIRPPGLMRDRFPINEETSSPSTPDADVGGQLSSPLRKSFHRRTSLQPLVKSIPDLRKGKSNAIRRQGSLQERDRTKRQTVHEANSPQIGTPQMSGSPRRRMDQLEQSQQQLQQQQQQPDGGDESFVVHRGKTVPTLYNVVTGGEGATPRGSRVAAIKERFNMDTKAEERGEDRSSSSSGPAGVPSNWEDRKSGTSYAGRRSRRNSITDDSHLTIENFGGSQDNLSMFGRNPDKEPATVQQSGRRPSIDAFTPDSIPPTAGTPSTPAGVNYWRRNNDRTRSQENLSDYLMDNRDVEEQLDRRSRASSPTYSSISSTAKSGSHNGNKQFVIIASNPSEPADLYEDPRVNLARATNFAELSKLRESLGSNSAINIVYMQQDKDPIQSAKGSAVGSPVSQHGRRISENQRKLGGGITIAEAMSSTSWEPQTPVVDKMDGRLEALMPDDMNSTTDLYSIRLKMEEKRKRIESDKRQQELLANRQREKVGKAAFLQAVAKGKGNADGRDGGHASPVDYYSAMESPSRSHHPAMPPPQQQQQQHQPHQLPTPDYEMPDYDFLQRHQQQQHHQQQQQQQQHHGMPYDPYRMGHPIQQQQSPMNGGGAGGMDPNQPGQFYLHEPSPTSRRTWGQPQPISPAPPPPSMVYRPDDMLGYGIPPQQQQQQQQQQQPRRAQWGTPQPVRAMMGHHGYMMNPNTGNYMDAHGPPQGGYMMQTPPRHPMDNPYDAQQHYYANGSQFNQPDPQDPYYYSPARTQQPHPMQQQQPQQQQPPPQPHYQQQQQGYGGPPAAGSPHGYPAPSPQHNYPSAADQRAPFRLHAPNDLAAEPVVLRSPANPKQQAEIPELHRGSVHNQQQPPKVQQPEQRPQSATITRPVPATRTITPIRSSVPSNGGGQSSSSTSAAGSPIGSGGVFHAAMPTPSIDDMEPQNVSFIETPSATGADGVDEADLQLPRRLRNLNITSGNRTYRIPHEATQSSPPRPALLKTFRASPSPSSSSPVSPSPSSVYLAPQPNSSGSESPDEAVLDEGVKTAKLKENVEADRGFIITFDDVATGPKRPKPQLGAKRQPSPKKLSTYSAPSETTPVSSSPAYNHNNKSGSSREGSPRRSLSSMARENRDDYSPFTPDSRDSGFGQNSQEELKLFNMATAIPGTLPGSDRTLRDYDSQDDENPTGLVIGDELVNPDPDAMDEMERKKEKILMQSLRRKQQQEEARQRKEQDALQRKEEERSKEEEKQRKKEDEKARRAIIFEQYKIKKAMEEAEKEGRPYEMPDQMGSKSGPKMRSKNNNSTPSRPRPKTIHVESGPPESYTPHSRAVSTMSAMSSKGKRGSGNNLTENRNDSRGDGVRGSNPTLSRRGSNSSLHGDSQTPNRYRTMERGHSGRKDLSVPRYGQSGGSTRNSREDLYGSRNYRGSNSSLNDADSYEAYHTPLVHSGRKGSGFMTDGDAGVGGRANPPSRRISPAVTPTSTPFRRFPSPSGPGSLPPGLVSKRRGFDDGASDVSSNQDYIGPRLYKQPAARSNRSIILNAVEYCVFPGVVNREAKQRVLEEITRSESKNFLVLFRDGGLTFRALYSFNPEKEEIIKMYGTGPKLVNDTMFEKFFKYNSGGKCFSQVHTKHLTVTIDAFTIHAGLWQGKKQSLPNKKDMTLVI
- the LOC124206329 gene encoding patronin-like isoform X20, coding for MESRSSSSARMRTLTYMPVVEVQGYNAHNKLQAKQRASVQWLLSKSYSHQVPEDVKEPFYRDVEDQEYLKPSVVHALANAELYCLALAHIYADPNYSQLNHWGVIQALARKGVYVAEPSDVALTETTLIHTSPLRMSAHMAVMEGIMNLFVKEVVSAERVVAAIRRFADLDASQTPAPKEAEQALLLWITKACQSLKKRLTAEVDGHGEDVPNFPELRELGDLSDGMSLLGLLAFYAPDLVDWTRIATNEPFSMADCLYNLELVHKFCSESLPNNIFHLGLEDIVYMHSSVRQNVLAFLADLFYILEVRPAKCIRPPGLMRDRFPINEGKSNAIRRQGSLQERDRTKRQTVHEANSPQIGTPQMSGSPRRRMDQLEQSQQQLQQQQQQPDGGDESFVVHRGKTVPTLYNVVTGGEGATPRGSRVAAIKERFNMDTKAEERGEDRSSSSSGPAGVPSNWEDRKSGTSYAGRRSRRNSITDDSHLTIENFGGSQDNLSMFGRNPDKEPATVQQSGRRPSIDAFTPDSIPPTAGTPSTPAGVNYWRRNNDRTRSQENLSDYLMDNRDVEEQLDRRSRASSPTYSSISSTAKSGSHNGNKQFVIIASNPSEPADLYEDPRVNLARATNFAELSKLRESLGSNSAINIVYMQQDKDPIQSAKGSAVGSPVSQHGRRISENQRKLGGGITIAEAMSSTSWEPQTPVVDKMDGRLEALMPDDMNSTTDLYSIRLKMEEKRKRIESDKRQQELLANRQREKVGKAAFLQAVAKGKGNADGRDGGHASPVDYYSAMESPSRSHHPAMPPPQQQQQQHQPHQLPTPDYEMPDYDFLQRHQQQQHHQQQQQQQQHHGMPYDPYRMGHPIQQQQSPMNGGGAGGMDPNQPGQFYLHEPSPTSRRTWGQPQPISPAPPPPSMVYRPDDMLGYGIPPQQQQQQQQQQQPRRAQWGTPQPVRAMMGHHGYMMNPNTGNYMDAHGPPQGGYMMQTPPRHPMDNPYDAQQHYYANGSQFNQPDPQDPYYYSPARTQQPHPMQQQQPQQQQPPPQPHYQQQQQGYGGPPAAGSPHGYPAPSPQHNYPSAADQRAPFRLHAPNDLAAEPVVLRSPANPKQQAEIPELHRGSVHNQQQPPKVQQPEQRPQSATITRPVPATRTITPIRSSVPSNGGGQSSSSTSAAGSPIGSGGVFHAAMPTPSIDDMEPQNVSFIETPSATGADGVDEADLQLPRRLRNLNITSGNRTYRIPHEATQSSPPRPALLKTFRASPSPSSSSPVSPSPSSVYLAPQPNSSGSESPDEAVLDEGVKTAKLKENVEADRGFIITFDDVATGPKRPKPQLGAKRQPSPKKLSTYSAPSETTPVSSSPAYNHNNKSGSSREGSPRRSLSSMARENRDDYSPFTPDSRDSGFGQNSQEELKLFNMATAIPGTLPGSDRTLRDYDSQDDENPTGLVIGDELVNPDPDAMDEMERKKEKILMQSLRRKQQQEEARQRKEQDALQRKEEERSKEEEKQRKKEDEKARRAIIFEQYKIKKAMEEAEKEGRPYEMPDQMGSKSGPKMRSKNNNSTPSRPRPKTIHVESGPPESYTPHSRAVSTMSAMSSKGKRGSGNNLTENRNDSRGDGVRGSNPTLSRRGSNSSLHGDSQTPNRYRTMERGHSGRKDLSVPRYGQSGGSTRNSREDLYGSRNYRGSNSSLNDADSYEAYHTPLVHSGRKGSGFMTGGRQADATVMAATAAAASARPAVRSSNNLILRRSGSLMDFSDGDAGVGGRANPPSRRISPAVTPTSTPFRRFPSPSGPGSLPPGLVSKRRGFDDGASDVSSNQDYIGPRLYKQPAARSNRSIILNAVEYCVFPGVVNREAKQRVLEEITRSESKNFLVLFRDGGLTFRALYSFNPEKEEIIKMYGTGPKLVNDTMFEKFFKYNSGGKCFSQVHTKHLTVTIDAFTIHAGLWQGKKQSLPNKKDMTLVI